In Chrysoperla carnea chromosome 2, inChrCarn1.1, whole genome shotgun sequence, the following proteins share a genomic window:
- the LOC123294114 gene encoding nuclear receptor coactivator 5-like: protein MYARQEKNFMKDPLTAPARIYVGNLDQSVVEDDLRGLFSSYGKILGISVQRNFGFIQFDSEQSAQLAIQKELGNIFKGKKLNVRGAITGEGGKGNNNLKNIQTTTTTTTSALLDNNIEQQQHDEQQQQQTNVKTEQQQQQSINNTITNQLYPRRGGPGLGPSGRNNNNYRDRSPLDHHHQQQQQQPQQPRNYQQQQQQQQQRYSFNNNRQQQQQQQQQQQHGGSGVNVNKKIDCNDCEIIVVAKSLTEYAEYIENKLKLHGLTVDLLFPNEDVPIGRVLANIASRGCLYAILVTPQNEQYHSLTLNILYGATEEHRNMPTDDAINLIHKNFECYLHNDK, encoded by the exons atgtatgcaaGACAAGAAAAGAATTTTATGAAAGATCCATTAACAGCACCAGCTAGAATATATGTTGGTAATTTAGATCAATCAGTTGTTGAAGATGATTTACGAGGATTGTTCTCATCGTATGGCAAGATACTTGGTATCTCAGTGCAACGTAACTTTGgttttatacaatttgattCAGAACAAAGTGCACAATTAGCTATACAAAAAGAATTGGGTAACatatttaaaggaaaaaaattaaatgttaga ggTGCAATCACTGGTGAAGGTGGTAAAggtaacaataatttaaaaaacattcaaacaacaacaacaacaacaacatctgcactattagataataatattgaacaacaacaacatgatgaacaacaacaacaacaaacaaatgttaaaacagaacaacaacaacaacaatctattaataatacaattacaaATCAATTGTATCCAAGACGTGGTGGACCAGGATTAGGACCAAGTGgacgtaataataataattatagagaTCGTTCACCTTTggatcatcatcatcaacaacaacaacaacaaccacAACAACCACGTaattatcaacaacaacaacaacaacaacaacaacgttattcatttaataataatagacaacaacaacaacaacaacaacaacaacaacaacatggTGGTAGTGGtgttaatgttaataaaaagaTTGATTGTAATGATTGTGAAATAATAGTTGTAGCTAAATCATTAAc tgaATATGctgaatatatagaaaataaattaaaattacatggTTTAACTGTTGATCTATTATTTCCAAATGAAGATGTACCAATTGGACGTGTTTTAGCTAATATAGCATCACGTGGTTGTTTATATGCTATTTTAGTTACACCACAAAATGAACAATATCAttcattaacattaaatatattatatggtGCTACAgaag aacatCGTAATATGCCAACAGATGATGctattaatttaatacataaaaactttgaatgttatttacataatg